The following proteins are co-located in the Solea senegalensis isolate Sse05_10M linkage group LG12, IFAPA_SoseM_1, whole genome shotgun sequence genome:
- the LOC122778299 gene encoding E3 ubiquitin-protein ligase RNF38-like isoform X1 yields the protein MDPPRTRSRSRSGFYHFGMNGGGGNSGGGSNVGTGSLMSASGGGVSYPQQSNSGWAPHHGGRSYSESQQQQQQHTQGSYMSAGAQRHSSLGAHRHPGAGGVLHFHPDSVCNDDGDKMEDSPSPKRQRLSQQSMLDLSSAPPSTPSSPIRPWELPPSRRPHPHYIPERCHTPVRNRRSPPVRRQRGRRDRLTRHHHHHHAHNNHHHYNSSNNNHHHHHHHHHHHHPNAHHHHHHHHLHSHHGPSSAHQDENYRHPAPPQGFPPYSQQPPRGPGPDERSGYHPANPSPRPLHQSPNLSPRLLHPAAHPHPHPHPSQQQNSVVLDIHEQGSVPVSYPVSPAGAPPGLPPRSAPQQIPACSVVFSGQHYPVCSVPPPVLQTCSVQHLPMPYPFPSLLSSDPAFLLPPPHLPHPTHLSHHPPHLPQPGQFGPYPTQQARSPLQRIENDVELLGEHLSLGAGIHYPPATHPALTPHSTQLHFLSHDPLPQEFFGVSYPNFIPRRLPGRRYRSQQPLPPSPYHPSLLPYFLSMLPVQPTGPAISLELDVDDGEVENYEALLNLAERLGEAKLRGLTKGDIEQLPSYRFNPNNHQSEQTLCVVCMSDFESRQLLRVLPCSHEFHGKCVDKWLRVSTHCTVSPPGAELFKSKCKSLFFGGLSVQAVPLLRSQFLRTMFT from the exons ATGGACCCCCCGAGGACTCGGTCGCGGTCTCGGTCTGGCTTCTATCATTTCGGCATGAACGGCGGTGGAGGGAACAGTGGCGGTGGTAGCAATGTCGGTACCGGCAGCTTGATGAGCGCCAGCGGAGGAGGGGTGAGCTACCCGCAGCAGAGCAACTCTGGCTGGGCTCCCCACCACGGTGGCCGTAGCTACTCCgagagccagcagcagcagcagcagcacacacagggGAGCTACATGTCCGCAGGGGCTCAACGCCACTCTTCGCTCGGAGCCCACAGACACCCCGGGGCCG GAGGAGTGCTACATTTTCATCCAGACAGTGTGTGCAATGACGATGGGGACAAA ATGGAAGACAGCCCAAGCCCCAAGAGGCAGCGTCTTTCCCAGCAGTCCATGTTAGATCTGAGCTCTGCACCTCCCTCCACTCCATCCTCTCCCATACGCCCATGGGAGCTACCTCCCAGTCGCAGACCACACCCCCACTACATACCAGAGAGATGCCACACACCTGTCCGAAACCGTCGCAG CCCTCCAGTGAGACGACAGCGAGGCCGGAGAGATCGACTGActcgccaccaccaccaccaccacgctCACAACAACCACCATCactacaacagcagcaacaacaaccaccaccaccaccaccaccaccaccaccatcatcaccccAACgcccaccatcatcatcaccaccaccacctgcaTTCCCACCATGGTCCATCCTCAGCCCACCAGGATGAAAACTACCGTCATCCAGCTCCACCTCAGGGCTTCCCACCTTACAGCCAGCAGCCACCCCGAGGGCCAGGGCCTGACGAGCGCTCAGGATACCACCCTGCAAACCCTTCCCCCAGGCCCCTCCACCAATCACCAAATCTGTCTCCCAGGCTGCTGCACCCTGCAGCCCATCCACACCCACACCCTCACCCGTCCCAGCAACAGAACAGTGTGGTGCTAGACATCCATGAACAG GGTTCCGTTCCAGTATCATATCCTGTGTCTCCTGCGGGGGCCCCACCTGGCCTGCCGCCTCGTTCTGCCCCTCAGCAGATCCCAGCGTGCTCTGTGGTTTTTAGTGGACAGCACTACCCCGTTTGCAGCGTCCCTCCTCCT GTCCTTCAAACGTGTTCGGTTCAACACTTACCAATGCCCTACCCCTTCCCATCATTGCTGTCCAGTGACCCAGCCTTTCTGCTCCCCCCTCCTCACCTCCCCCACCCAACACATCTTTCGCACCACCCACCTCATTTGCCACAGCCTGGACAGTTTGGACCCTATCCCACACAGCAGGCAAGATCG CCATTACAGAGGATAGAAAATGATGTGGAGCTACTTGGGGAGCATCTATCTTTGGGTGCTGGGATCCACTATCCACCTGCTACCCACCCAGCCCTTACCCCACACTCCACACAACTTCACTTCCTCTCCCATGACCCCTTACCACAGGAGTTCTTTGGAGTG TCCTATCCAAACTTCATTCCTCGACGTCTCCCTGGGCGACGGTATCGTTCACAACAGCCACTGCCACCTTCGCCTTACCACCCCAGCCTCCTGCCTTACTTCCT TTCAATGCTGCCAGTCCAGCCCACAGGTCCTGCGATCAGCTTAGAGCTGGATGTTGACGATGGAGAGGTGGAAAACTATGAG GCCCTCCTGAACCTCGCAGAGCGCCTGGGAGAGGCCAAACTCAGAGGACTGACCAAGGGAGACATTGAACAGCTTCCCTCCTATCGGTTCAATCCAAATAACCATCAGTCTGAGCAAACATT ATGTGTGGTATGTATGAGTGATTTTGAGTCCCGCCAGCTGCTGCGAGTCCTGCCTTGCAGCCACGAGTTCCACGGGAAGTGTGTTGACAAATGGCTGAGGGTAAGTACACACTGCACTGTTTCTCCTCCTGGGGCTGAACTTTTCAAGTCAAAGTGTAAGTCTctattttttggggggttaagtGTCCAGGCAGTGCCACTTTTGCGGTCTCAGTTTTTAAGAACCATGTTCACTTGA
- the LOC122778299 gene encoding E3 ubiquitin-protein ligase RNF38-like isoform X2, protein MDPPRTRSRSRSGFYHFGMNGGGGNSGGGSNVGTGSLMSASGGGVSYPQQSNSGWAPHHGGRSYSESQQQQQQHTQGSYMSAGAQRHSSLGAHRHPGAGGVLHFHPDSVCNDDGDKMEDSPSPKRQRLSQQSMLDLSSAPPSTPSSPIRPWELPPSRRPHPHYIPERCHTPVRNRRSPPVRRQRGRRDRLTRHHHHHHAHNNHHHYNSSNNNHHHHHHHHHHHHPNAHHHHHHHHLHSHHGPSSAHQDENYRHPAPPQGFPPYSQQPPRGPGPDERSGYHPANPSPRPLHQSPNLSPRLLHPAAHPHPHPHPSQQQNSVVLDIHEQGSVPVSYPVSPAGAPPGLPPRSAPQQIPACSVVFSGQHYPVCSVPPPVLQTCSVQHLPMPYPFPSLLSSDPAFLLPPPHLPHPTHLSHHPPHLPQPGQFGPYPTQQARSPLQRIENDVELLGEHLSLGAGIHYPPATHPALTPHSTQLHFLSHDPLPQEFFGVSYPNFIPRRLPGRRYRSQQPLPPSPYHPSLLPYFLSMLPVQPTGPAISLELDVDDGEVENYEALLNLAERLGEAKLRGLTKGDIEQLPSYRFNPNNHQSEQTLCVVCMSDFESRQLLRVLPCSHEFHGKCVDKWLRANRTCPICRADASEVQRDSE, encoded by the exons ATGGACCCCCCGAGGACTCGGTCGCGGTCTCGGTCTGGCTTCTATCATTTCGGCATGAACGGCGGTGGAGGGAACAGTGGCGGTGGTAGCAATGTCGGTACCGGCAGCTTGATGAGCGCCAGCGGAGGAGGGGTGAGCTACCCGCAGCAGAGCAACTCTGGCTGGGCTCCCCACCACGGTGGCCGTAGCTACTCCgagagccagcagcagcagcagcagcacacacagggGAGCTACATGTCCGCAGGGGCTCAACGCCACTCTTCGCTCGGAGCCCACAGACACCCCGGGGCCG GAGGAGTGCTACATTTTCATCCAGACAGTGTGTGCAATGACGATGGGGACAAA ATGGAAGACAGCCCAAGCCCCAAGAGGCAGCGTCTTTCCCAGCAGTCCATGTTAGATCTGAGCTCTGCACCTCCCTCCACTCCATCCTCTCCCATACGCCCATGGGAGCTACCTCCCAGTCGCAGACCACACCCCCACTACATACCAGAGAGATGCCACACACCTGTCCGAAACCGTCGCAG CCCTCCAGTGAGACGACAGCGAGGCCGGAGAGATCGACTGActcgccaccaccaccaccaccacgctCACAACAACCACCATCactacaacagcagcaacaacaaccaccaccaccaccaccaccaccaccaccatcatcaccccAACgcccaccatcatcatcaccaccaccacctgcaTTCCCACCATGGTCCATCCTCAGCCCACCAGGATGAAAACTACCGTCATCCAGCTCCACCTCAGGGCTTCCCACCTTACAGCCAGCAGCCACCCCGAGGGCCAGGGCCTGACGAGCGCTCAGGATACCACCCTGCAAACCCTTCCCCCAGGCCCCTCCACCAATCACCAAATCTGTCTCCCAGGCTGCTGCACCCTGCAGCCCATCCACACCCACACCCTCACCCGTCCCAGCAACAGAACAGTGTGGTGCTAGACATCCATGAACAG GGTTCCGTTCCAGTATCATATCCTGTGTCTCCTGCGGGGGCCCCACCTGGCCTGCCGCCTCGTTCTGCCCCTCAGCAGATCCCAGCGTGCTCTGTGGTTTTTAGTGGACAGCACTACCCCGTTTGCAGCGTCCCTCCTCCT GTCCTTCAAACGTGTTCGGTTCAACACTTACCAATGCCCTACCCCTTCCCATCATTGCTGTCCAGTGACCCAGCCTTTCTGCTCCCCCCTCCTCACCTCCCCCACCCAACACATCTTTCGCACCACCCACCTCATTTGCCACAGCCTGGACAGTTTGGACCCTATCCCACACAGCAGGCAAGATCG CCATTACAGAGGATAGAAAATGATGTGGAGCTACTTGGGGAGCATCTATCTTTGGGTGCTGGGATCCACTATCCACCTGCTACCCACCCAGCCCTTACCCCACACTCCACACAACTTCACTTCCTCTCCCATGACCCCTTACCACAGGAGTTCTTTGGAGTG TCCTATCCAAACTTCATTCCTCGACGTCTCCCTGGGCGACGGTATCGTTCACAACAGCCACTGCCACCTTCGCCTTACCACCCCAGCCTCCTGCCTTACTTCCT TTCAATGCTGCCAGTCCAGCCCACAGGTCCTGCGATCAGCTTAGAGCTGGATGTTGACGATGGAGAGGTGGAAAACTATGAG GCCCTCCTGAACCTCGCAGAGCGCCTGGGAGAGGCCAAACTCAGAGGACTGACCAAGGGAGACATTGAACAGCTTCCCTCCTATCGGTTCAATCCAAATAACCATCAGTCTGAGCAAACATT ATGTGTGGTATGTATGAGTGATTTTGAGTCCCGCCAGCTGCTGCGAGTCCTGCCTTGCAGCCACGAGTTCCACGGGAAGTGTGTTGACAAATGGCTGAGG GCTAACAGAACGTGCCCCATTTGTCGGGCCGATGCCTCAGAGGTTCAACGAGACTCAGAGTGA